CCTATATAAACTGCAAAAGCCAAAACGAATTTCATTACAAACTCAAAcagccaaaagaaaaagaaacacattctatttttttttattgcaatactcaaaaacccaaaaaaaaaaaagaagaagaagaagaagagggtTTTGAAATCTTCATAAAAAACCATGCAGCGTTCAGTGGCCAAGAACATACTCCAACGCCATGTTCTCAGCTACCAAAATCCGACCCGTCTGATTAACAAAATTCCTCAGCCACCATGCGATGTCTTCATTAACCACAGGGGCGTTGATACTAAGAAAACCATAGCTTCCTTGCTATATGATCATCTTGTTCGGCTGAGACGTCGTCCATTTTTGGACAACAAGACTATGAAGCCGGGCGACAAGTTATTCGAGAAAATCGATACTGCGATAAAGGGGTGCAAGATTGGAGTTGCAGTGTTTTCTCCTACATATTGTCAGTCGTATTTCTGCTTGCATGAGCTGGCCCTCATCATGGAGACTAAGAAAAAGGTGATCCCTATCTTCTGTGATGTTAAGCCATCACAGCTTCGTGTTGTGAACGATGGAAGGGTTCCCCCGGAGCAGATTGAGAGGTTTAACATGGCCCTAGAGGAAGCCAAATTCACCGTAGGCCTTGCATTTGACTCCACCAAAGGGTAAGAAATAAATCTTCATTCTTGTTTTTACTTTCTTACGTAAAAAAGAACGATAATTAATTAGTTATCGCAGATGAAAATATGCATTATGGACTTGCTATATATGCTCATTGTTTAGATACGATTGATTCTGAACCAAATGGATATGCAGTTCAATTTCAAGACATAATTTACTTATACTATTAATTATGCAGACTCAATTGTGAAGGAGGAGTTCAGATTTTTAGAGATCTTGGGTTCAAATCCTCAATTTTCATTCCCGTttcttaaatttaaaaaaaaaaacataaatgaaagaaaacaaaaagataaaGAGATTGATAGCACGAttgatttcaaaagttcaaaCACTTGCGTTCTTGGGAAATTTATGATATGTATGTGTTGTATGTTTCCTTAATATTGAAATTAAACTTTATTAATTAATTGTTGAATTTCTTTATTGATTAATAATGTCTGTGTGGAAATTAACAGGAACTGGTCCGAAGTGCTAACGGACGCAGC
Above is a genomic segment from Coffea eugenioides isolate CCC68of chromosome 5, Ceug_1.0, whole genome shotgun sequence containing:
- the LOC113771933 gene encoding TIR domain-containing protein-like, whose amino-acid sequence is MQRSVAKNILQRHVLSYQNPTRLINKIPQPPCDVFINHRGVDTKKTIASLLYDHLVRLRRRPFLDNKTMKPGDKLFEKIDTAIKGCKIGVAVFSPTYCQSYFCLHELALIMETKKKVIPIFCDVKPSQLRVVNDGRVPPEQIERFNMALEEAKFTVGLAFDSTKGNWSEVLTDAAEIVMESLAEVENEERMMHMRMLKSPSDVPKICSTNTGN